The genome window GATGCTGACGAGCTTGTTGGGCATAGTCCCAGAGGGACAGTTTGGCCGTGAAGTGCTGGTCTTGCTCCACCGGTAAGCCGAGAGGTCCCCGTAACTTCACCAATTCAATGATGGAAACATCACCGAGCTCGAGGAATCCCAGACCCAGGTCACAGAGACCAAAGGCAAGTTCAGGTTCCTCTGGATCAAGTTCTGAGAGCAACCAGGTGGCCTGAGCATCCGGCGTGAAGAGTTTCACCAGGGGGCGCTGAGTAAAGGCAACGCTGCCCTCACTATCCGTTGCATCGTCTTCTCGCCTTGCGACTCCCTGACGTATCAGTCCTTCAAATTCGGACCAATTCATCAGGTGACGATGACAGGTTTCATATACGCG of Pseudomonadota bacterium contains these proteins:
- a CDS encoding DUF2958 domain-containing protein, with the translated sequence MHIYKRVYETCHRHLMNWSEFEGLIRQGVARREDDATDSEGSVAFTQRPLVKLFTPDAQATWLLSELDPEEPELAFGLCDLGLGFLELGDVSIIELVKLRGPLGLPVEQDQHFTAKLSLWDYAQQARQHQRTVA